In Carassius carassius chromosome 46, fCarCar2.1, whole genome shotgun sequence, the following proteins share a genomic window:
- the LOC132129365 gene encoding suppressor of IKBKE 1-like isoform X2: MCSIEKVLGDARTLLERLKEHDTAAETLIEQSSVLNHKIHSMKENMEESTEYQELSRYKPHVLLTQENTQIKDLQQENRELCISLEEHQYALELIMGRYRKQMLQLMMEKKEIDAKPVLSLHKDQAKEVQSQLERICEMGQVMRRAVQVDDQRFCSVKEQLAQLEIENKELRGLLSISNISVKPQREETNPAETAAQSPKKQEP; the protein is encoded by the exons ATGTGTTCGATAGAGAAGGTGCTGGGCGACGCGCGGACGCTGCTGGAGCGGCTGAAGGAGCACGACACGGCCGCAGAGACTCTCATCGAGCAGTCGAGCGTCCTCAACCACAAGATCCACAGCATGAAGGAG AACATGGAGGAAAGCACAGAGTATCAGGAGCTGTCCAGATACAAACCTCACGTCCTGCTGACCCAGGAGAACACCCAAATCAAAGACCTCCAGCAGGAGAACAGAG agctctgcaTCTCTCTGGAGGAGCACCAGTACGCTTTAGAGCTGATCATGGGCCGATACCGAAAACAGATGCTTCAGCTGATGATGGAAAAGAAAGAGATTGATGCCAAACCTGTGCTTAGCCTTCACAAGGATCAAGCTAAG GAGGTTCAAAGCCAGTTGGAGCGGATCTGTGAAATGGGTCAAGTAATGCGTCGAGCTGTGCAGGTGGATGACCAGCGCTTCTGCTCTGTGAAAGAGCAATTGGCACAGCTTGAA ATTGAAAACAAGGAGCTCAGGGGACTGCTGTCCATCAGCAACATCTCTGTGAAGCCACAGAGAGAGGAGACAAACCCTGCTGAGACGGCAGCCCAGAGCCCTAAGAAACAAGAGCCCTAA
- the LOC132129460 gene encoding MICOS complex subunit MIC10-like has protein sequence MSEKELGQKWDRCLADCAVKFGTGLGLGIVFSVVFFKRRTWPIVFGTGLGLGMAYSNCQNDLRSHYVLQSKVAKEQ, from the exons ATGTCTGAGAAAGAGCTCGGGCAAAAGTGGGACCGCTGCCTCGCAGACTGCGCTGTTAAATTCG GTACCGGTCTGGGTCTAGGAATTGTGTTCTCTGTTGTTTTCTTCAAGC GCCGGACGTGGCCCATTGTGTTTGGGACAGGACTGGGTCTTGGCATGGCTTATTCTAACTGCCAGAATGACTTGAGGTCACATTATGTACTGCAGAGTAAAGTTGCTAAG GAGCAGTAG
- the LOC132129365 gene encoding suppressor of IKBKE 1-like isoform X1, which translates to MCSIEKVLGDARTLLERLKEHDTAAETLIEQSSVLNHKIHSMKEVGNTLPDKNMEESTEYQELSRYKPHVLLTQENTQIKDLQQENRELCISLEEHQYALELIMGRYRKQMLQLMMEKKEIDAKPVLSLHKDQAKEVQSQLERICEMGQVMRRAVQVDDQRFCSVKEQLAQLEIENKELRGLLSISNISVKPQREETNPAETAAQSPKKQEP; encoded by the exons ATGTGTTCGATAGAGAAGGTGCTGGGCGACGCGCGGACGCTGCTGGAGCGGCTGAAGGAGCACGACACGGCCGCAGAGACTCTCATCGAGCAGTCGAGCGTCCTCAACCACAAGATCCACAGCATGAAGGAGGTCGGAAACACTCTCCCTGACAAG AACATGGAGGAAAGCACAGAGTATCAGGAGCTGTCCAGATACAAACCTCACGTCCTGCTGACCCAGGAGAACACCCAAATCAAAGACCTCCAGCAGGAGAACAGAG agctctgcaTCTCTCTGGAGGAGCACCAGTACGCTTTAGAGCTGATCATGGGCCGATACCGAAAACAGATGCTTCAGCTGATGATGGAAAAGAAAGAGATTGATGCCAAACCTGTGCTTAGCCTTCACAAGGATCAAGCTAAG GAGGTTCAAAGCCAGTTGGAGCGGATCTGTGAAATGGGTCAAGTAATGCGTCGAGCTGTGCAGGTGGATGACCAGCGCTTCTGCTCTGTGAAAGAGCAATTGGCACAGCTTGAA ATTGAAAACAAGGAGCTCAGGGGACTGCTGTCCATCAGCAACATCTCTGTGAAGCCACAGAGAGAGGAGACAAACCCTGCTGAGACGGCAGCCCAGAGCCCTAAGAAACAAGAGCCCTAA